A section of the Spirosoma pollinicola genome encodes:
- a CDS encoding OmpA family protein — protein sequence MANFVADTQVSGYSIGDRRKGKKGIFRFIIPLLPFFLFSLPSFSQAPKAKELYAQSIKLFGERKANEAIPFMEQALKQDPTFTDAYLKLGQLYEFTRQFDPALNAYRNAIKLQPDSPASGAAYQSLSTTLLRLGRYSEAIPYLEKYQTLFAPESAQGKRIARQIETARFAMDAIQHPQTVDPKPLSSVLQTTPSQYFPVLTADEQTLVFTALKPEGDEDLMTSTFNGETWSPPVSLASTINTPENEGTASLSADGRTLVFTACQGRKGYGSCDLYVSRKTGNDWSSPENLGPTINTHFYESQPALSADGRQLYFVSDRPGGKGRRDIWRSDLGADGNWAEPVNLGEPVNTPANEASPFIHANGQSLFFASEGHIGLGGYDLFVTDQGASGWSAPTNLGYPINTSEDQASLFVTANGTRAYYSFEEQKEGVSQKSRLYTFDLPESLRDRIRPVSFLKGIVADAKTKKPLAASVELVDLKTNQIVSRVEADTQTGQYTAVLPSGGEYALYVSIPGYLFKSLSFDFTQKTKGEGITLSVPLEPLATGASANETLNNLFFESGRYDLADKSRTELDRLSAFMQSNKAVSVEISGHTDDKGDVAANLVLSQKRAQAVVEYLTKAGISPTRIKAIGYGKTRPLVPNTTDENRRLNRRIEWRVL from the coding sequence ATGGCAAATTTCGTTGCAGACACACAAGTATCTGGATATTCCATAGGAGACAGGAGAAAAGGGAAGAAAGGAATTTTTCGATTTATTATCCCTCTCCTCCCCTTTTTCCTTTTTTCTCTTCCCTCTTTCTCACAGGCTCCAAAGGCCAAAGAACTTTATGCGCAATCCATAAAACTCTTTGGTGAACGGAAAGCGAACGAAGCGATTCCGTTCATGGAGCAGGCCCTCAAACAGGACCCCACCTTTACGGATGCGTATCTCAAACTCGGTCAGTTGTATGAGTTTACCCGGCAGTTTGATCCGGCCCTGAACGCATACCGAAACGCTATAAAACTTCAGCCCGACAGCCCTGCTTCCGGTGCGGCTTACCAGTCGCTGAGCACGACTCTGCTTCGGTTGGGCCGGTACAGCGAAGCAATTCCTTATCTGGAAAAATACCAGACGCTGTTTGCTCCGGAGTCGGCTCAGGGCAAACGCATTGCCCGCCAAATCGAAACAGCCCGTTTCGCTATGGATGCGATACAGCATCCACAGACCGTTGATCCAAAACCGCTTTCGTCGGTATTACAAACTACACCGTCTCAATATTTCCCGGTCCTGACAGCCGATGAACAGACGCTGGTTTTTACAGCCCTGAAGCCCGAAGGCGATGAAGATCTGATGACCTCCACGTTCAACGGCGAAACCTGGTCACCACCGGTTTCACTGGCGTCGACTATCAATACCCCCGAAAACGAGGGAACAGCCAGCCTTTCGGCTGATGGGCGCACCTTGGTTTTCACAGCTTGTCAGGGTCGAAAGGGCTATGGTAGCTGCGACTTATATGTGAGCCGTAAAACCGGTAACGATTGGTCTTCGCCCGAAAACCTGGGCCCAACGATCAATACCCACTTCTACGAATCACAACCTGCCCTGTCGGCCGATGGTCGGCAATTGTATTTTGTGTCGGACAGGCCGGGCGGAAAAGGCCGACGCGACATCTGGCGCAGTGACCTTGGTGCCGACGGCAACTGGGCCGAACCCGTTAACCTCGGCGAGCCCGTCAATACGCCTGCCAATGAAGCATCTCCGTTTATTCACGCCAACGGCCAAAGTCTGTTTTTTGCTTCCGAGGGCCATATTGGCCTGGGCGGTTATGACCTTTTTGTGACCGATCAGGGCGCGTCCGGCTGGTCGGCTCCAACCAATTTGGGTTATCCCATCAATACATCCGAAGATCAGGCATCATTATTCGTAACAGCCAACGGAACACGGGCTTATTATTCATTTGAAGAACAAAAGGAGGGCGTCTCGCAGAAATCGCGCCTGTATACCTTCGATTTACCCGAGTCATTACGGGATCGTATCAGACCGGTGAGCTTTTTAAAAGGCATTGTTGCCGATGCCAAAACAAAAAAACCATTGGCCGCTTCGGTCGAGTTGGTTGATTTAAAAACTAATCAGATTGTTTCGCGGGTTGAGGCAGATACCCAAACAGGGCAGTATACGGCGGTGTTGCCCAGTGGTGGTGAGTATGCTTTATACGTTAGTATTCCGGGCTATTTGTTTAAAAGTTTATCCTTCGATTTCACGCAGAAAACAAAAGGTGAAGGCATAACTTTAAGCGTACCGCTTGAGCCGTTAGCTACCGGAGCATCGGCCAACGAAACCTTGAACAATCTCTTTTTTGAGTCCGGCCGCTACGATCTGGCCGACAAGTCGCGCACCGAACTTGACCGGTTATCTGCCTTTATGCAGTCAAATAAAGCCGTTAGCGTCGAAATTTCAGGGCATACCGACGATAAGGGCGATGTAGCCGCAAACCTGGTACTTTCGCAAAAACGAGCACAGGCCGTCGTTGAGTATCTCACCAAAGCGGGTATTTCACCGACCCGCATAAAAGCCATTGGCTACGGCAAAACCCGACCGCTTGTCCCCAACACTACCGACGAAAACAGGCGGCTAAATCGCCGTATCGAGTGGCGTGTGCTGTGA
- the trxB gene encoding thioredoxin-disulfide reductase: MTSEHVKCLIIGSGPAGYTAAIYASRANIQPVMYQGPQPGGQLTITTEVDNFPGYPDGVQGPQMMLDLEAQARRFGTDIRYGMVTKVEFSDQPGQGAPHRAIVDDKHEITADSIIISTGASAKWLGLPSEMRLNGRGVSACAVCDGFFFRGQDVAIVGAGDTAAEEASYLANLCRKVYMLVRRDEMRASQFMQKRVKTAHNIEILYNTSTEEVLGDEDVTGVLVKNTETGEERVLDVTGFFVAIGHKPNTDIFQEYLELDDNGYILTEKGSTRTNIPGVFACGDAQDNIYRQAVTAAGTGCMAALDAERYLVTLEMQAEEI; the protein is encoded by the coding sequence ATGACTTCCGAACACGTTAAGTGCTTAATTATAGGTTCCGGCCCAGCCGGTTATACGGCCGCTATTTATGCGTCTCGGGCTAACATCCAGCCCGTCATGTATCAGGGTCCACAACCCGGTGGCCAGCTTACCATCACAACCGAAGTAGATAATTTCCCAGGCTATCCCGACGGTGTTCAGGGGCCTCAAATGATGCTGGATCTGGAAGCGCAGGCCCGGCGGTTTGGCACGGACATTCGATATGGCATGGTCACTAAAGTGGAGTTTTCTGACCAGCCGGGACAGGGTGCACCCCACCGCGCTATCGTTGACGATAAACACGAGATCACGGCTGACTCTATTATTATTTCGACCGGAGCCTCGGCCAAGTGGCTGGGTTTACCCTCTGAAATGCGGCTGAATGGCCGTGGCGTTTCGGCCTGTGCTGTTTGCGACGGGTTCTTCTTCCGTGGTCAGGACGTTGCCATTGTTGGCGCTGGCGATACAGCAGCCGAAGAAGCCAGTTATCTGGCCAACCTTTGCCGCAAAGTGTATATGCTGGTTCGGCGCGACGAAATGCGGGCTTCGCAGTTCATGCAAAAGCGCGTTAAAACAGCGCACAACATTGAAATTTTGTACAACACATCGACTGAAGAAGTGTTGGGCGATGAAGATGTAACGGGTGTGTTGGTGAAGAATACGGAAACTGGCGAAGAACGCGTTTTAGATGTGACCGGCTTTTTTGTCGCCATTGGTCACAAACCAAATACCGACATTTTCCAGGAATACCTTGAATTAGATGATAATGGATACATCCTTACAGAAAAAGGGAGTACCCGAACCAATATACCCGGCGTGTTTGCCTGTGGAGACGCTCAGGATAACATCTACCGTCAGGCCGTTACCGCAGCCGGTACAGGTTGTATGGCTGCTCTCGACGCAGAACGTTATCTGGTCACACTGGAAATGCAGGCCGAAGAAATTTGA
- a CDS encoding peptidoglycan DD-metalloendopeptidase family protein, which translates to MRETVTRWLLAIGCLCLTVTTQAQERGRFKNNLRITPKNGSNPNSPVVEQPQKADDQFDQESTQLRFNSQFEPKKELNPVVSEDTSQIDQGETSVVEVIDSVLVGTEWVKIADYYAVWDSRTIDPYNINPLEFDEAIDIKLFDPPANRFWSAPLEEGKMTSNFGYRWGRWHTGTDLDLDTGDPVYASFDGIVRVVGWDGNGYGRYVLVRHYNGLETLYGHMSKQTVEPGQLVKAGDQLGLGGSTGRSSGPHLHFETRYEGNPFSPLNIYSFPENTINSDHFLLTGSVWDYLRGGRSSSSEVSSKPRFKRTVLHRVRSGETLSSIADRYGMSVSALSRKNHLSSRSRIRPGQKIRVH; encoded by the coding sequence ATGAGAGAAACCGTTACACGATGGCTACTGGCCATTGGGTGCTTGTGTTTGACCGTAACGACACAGGCCCAGGAACGCGGGCGATTTAAAAACAACCTGCGTATCACGCCAAAAAATGGGTCTAACCCAAACTCGCCGGTCGTTGAACAGCCACAAAAAGCGGACGACCAATTTGACCAGGAATCAACTCAACTGCGCTTTAACAGCCAGTTTGAGCCAAAAAAAGAACTGAACCCGGTTGTCAGTGAAGACACCAGCCAAATTGATCAGGGCGAAACCAGCGTGGTTGAAGTCATTGATTCAGTACTGGTAGGGACTGAGTGGGTCAAAATTGCCGATTACTACGCCGTTTGGGACTCCCGCACCATTGATCCCTATAATATCAATCCGCTGGAATTTGACGAAGCCATTGATATAAAACTATTTGATCCTCCAGCTAACCGCTTCTGGTCGGCACCACTGGAGGAGGGCAAAATGACCTCAAACTTTGGGTATCGCTGGGGGCGCTGGCATACGGGTACAGACCTCGATCTGGACACCGGCGATCCGGTGTATGCGTCGTTTGATGGCATTGTACGGGTAGTGGGATGGGATGGAAATGGGTATGGCCGCTATGTACTGGTGCGGCATTATAACGGCCTTGAAACACTGTATGGCCACATGTCCAAACAAACGGTTGAACCCGGCCAACTTGTAAAAGCGGGCGACCAGCTCGGTTTAGGCGGTAGCACAGGCCGCAGTTCAGGTCCTCATCTTCACTTTGAGACACGCTATGAGGGCAACCCGTTCAGCCCTTTGAACATTTATTCATTCCCGGAGAATACCATTAATTCCGACCACTTTCTCTTGACAGGTTCCGTTTGGGATTATCTGCGGGGTGGCCGTTCATCATCGTCGGAAGTTAGTTCGAAACCACGCTTCAAACGGACGGTTCTACACCGTGTCCGGTCCGGCGAAACACTCAGTTCCATCGCCGACCGGTATGGTATGTCGGTATCTGCATTAAGTCGCAAGAATCATTTATCCTCCCGTTCGCGAATTCGTCCGGGACAGAAAATTCGGGTGCATTAA